The following proteins are co-located in the Megalobrama amblycephala isolate DHTTF-2021 linkage group LG12, ASM1881202v1, whole genome shotgun sequence genome:
- the zgc:112962 gene encoding torsin-1A-interacting protein 1 isoform X18, giving the protein MASEGDFGLPQKSQPQTRMSENEKETQNVLHSEPESMKEVDKENDNNKPVKSEGAVDSSGNSAPKKEEKTQPRNDPQSEPKPETTEKVDEEKTQPRNDPQSEPKPETTNKVDEEKTQPRNDPQSEPKPETTEKVDEEKTQLRNDPQSEPKPETTEKVDEGNISKLEKTGAVDSSGNSAPKKEEKTQPRNDPQSEPKPETTEKVDEGNISKLEKTGEKTQPRNDPQSEPKPETTEKVDEGNISKLEKTGAVDSSGNSAPKKEEKTQPRNDPQSEPKPETTEKVDEEKTQPRNDPQSEPKPETTEKVDEGNISKLEKTGAVDSSGNSAPKKEEKTQPRNDPQSEPKPETTNKVDEEKTQLRNDPQSEPKPETTNKVDEGNISKLEKTGEKTQPRNDPQSEPKPETTNKVDEGNISKLEKTGAVDSSGNSAPKKEEKTQPRNDPQSEPKPETTNKVDEGNISKLEKTGAVDSSGNSAPKKEEKTQPRNDPQSEPKPETTNKVDEGNISKLEKTGEKTQLRNDPQSEPKPETTNKVDEEKTQPRNDPQSEPKPETTEKVDEGNISKLEKTGEKTQPRNDPQSEPKPETTNKVDEGNISKLEKTGAVDSSGNSAPKKEEKTQPRNDPQSEPKPETTEKVDEEKTQPRNDPQSEPKPETTEKVDEDVGLSGDSSPDVGTKKEDEQLQHTATSELPQERQPQIRVGGNEKLLLIGVAVLLAAIFYAIFFHPKSTPPVPNEFNVVDVFNQEMEKLKTSFPNQRPELWRRSQIHLRRHLKTERPTEPVSLILTSGHRAERTLGCLARCLAQAFSTARNSSVLNINGKSKASQDSDQVKLDIDSELRKAFDGKTFAAVIHRFEELPPGSTLIFYRYCDHENAAYKNVFLAFTVMLDAEVEVPSDVGLGRVEEMVQEHVKQKFVSSDKLATFNEMDVDKLSGLWSRISHLILPVAAEETIEQQGCGDCDKSF; this is encoded by the exons ATGGCAAGCGAAGGCGACTTtg GACTTCCACAAAAAAGCCAACCACAGACCAGAATGTCAGAGAATGAGA AGGAGACACAGAACGTCCTTCACTCTGAACCTGAATCTATGAAAGAAGTAGATAAAGagaatgataataataaacctgTGAAGAGTGAAGGAG CTGTTGACTCGTCTGGTAATTCTGCACCTAAAAAGGAAG AAAAGACTCAGCCCAGGAACGATCCACAATCTGAACCTAAACCTGAAACTACAGAAAAAGTGGATGAAG AGAAGACTCAGCCCAGGAACGATCCACAATCTGAACCTAAACCTGAAACTACAAATAAAGTGGATGAAG AGAAGACTCAGCCCAGGAACGATCCACAATCTGAACCTAAACCTGAAACTACAGAAAAAGTGGATGAAG AGAAGACTCAGCTCAGGAACGATCCACAATCTGAACCTAAACCTGAAACTACAGAAAAAGTGGATGAAGGTAACATCAGTAAACTTGAGAAGACAGGAG CTGTTGACTCGTCTGGTAATTCTGCACCTAAAAAGGAAG AGAAGACTCAGCCCAGGAACGATCCACAATCTGAACCGAAACCTGAAACTACAGAAAAAGTGGATGAAGGTAACATCAGTAAACTTGAGAAGACAGGAG AGAAGACTCAGCCCAGGAACGATCCACAATCTGAACCGAAACCTGAAACTACAGAAAAAGTGGATGAAGGTAACATCAGTAAACTTGAGAAGACAGGAG CTGTTGACTCGTCTGGTAATTCTGCACCTAAAAAGGAAG AGAAGACTCAGCCCAGGAACGATCCACAATCTGAACCTAAACCTGAAACTACAGAAAAAGTGGATGAAG AGAAGACTCAGCCCAGGAACGATCCACAATCTGAACCGAAACCTGAAACTACAGAAAAAGTGGATGAAGGTAACATCAGTAAACTTGAGAAGACAGGAG CTGTTGACTCGTCTGGTAATTCTGCACCTAAAAAGGAAG AGAAGACTCAGCCCAGGAACGATCCACAATCTGAACCTAAACCTGAAACTACAAATAAAGTGGATGAAG AGAAGACTCAGCTCAGGAACGATCCACAATCTGAACCTAAACCTGAAACTACAAATAAAGTGGATGAAGGTAACATCAGTAAACTTGAGAAGAcaggag AGAAGACTCAGCCCAGGAACGATCCACAATCTGAACCTAAACCTGAAACTACAAATAAAGTGGATGAAGGTAACATCAGTAAACTTGAGAAGACAGGAG CTGTTGACTCGTCTGGTAATTCTGCACCTAAAAAGGAAG AGAAGACTCAGCCCAGGAACGATCCACAATCTGAACCTAAACCTGAAACTACAAATAAAGTGGATGAAGGTAACATCAGTAAACTTGAGAAGAcaggag CTGTTGACTCGTCTGGTAATTCTGCACCTAAAAAGGAAG AGAAGACTCAGCCCAGGAACGATCCACAATCTGAACCTAAACCTGAAACTACAAATAAAGTGGATGAAGGTAACATCAGTAAACTTGAGAAGAcaggag AGAAGACTCAGCTCAGGAACGATCCACAATCTGAACCTAAACCTGAAACTACAAATAAAGTGGATGAAG AGAAGACTCAGCCCAGGAACGATCCACAATCTGAACCGAAACCTGAAACTACAGAAAAAGTGGATGAAGGTAACATCAGTAAACTTGAGAAGACAggag AGAAGACTCAGCCCAGGAACGATCCACAATCTGAACCTAAACCTGAAACTACAAATAAAGTGGATGAAGGTAACATCAGTAAACTTGAGAAGACAGGAG CTGTTGACTCGTCTGGTAATTCTGCACCTAAAAAGGAAG AGAAGACTCAGCCCAGGAACGATCCACAATCTGAACCTAAACCTGAAACTACAGAAAAAGTGGATGAAG AGAAGACTCAGCCCAGGAACGATCCACAATCTGAACCTAAACCTGAAACTACAGAAAAAGTGGATGAAG ATGTTGGCTTGTCTGGTGATTCTTCTCCAGATGTTGGAACTAAAAAAGAGGATG AGCAACTACAACATACCGCCACTTCTGAACTTCCACAAGAAAGACAACCACAGATCAGAGTGGGAGGGAATGAGA AACTGTTATTGATTGGTGTTGCTGTCCTACTTGCAGCTATCttttatgctattttttttCATCCTAAATCAACTCCACCTGTACCAAATGAGTTTAATGTGGTGGATGTGTTCAATCAGGAAATGGAAAAACTTAAGACTAGCTTTCCAAATCAGCGGCCAGAACTCTGGAGGAGGAGTCAGATTCATCTCAGACGCCACCTGAAAACTGAGCGTCCCACAGAACCTGTCAGCCTTATTCTTACGTCTGGTCACAGGGCTGAAAGGACACTTGGTTGTTTGGCTCGATGCTTGGCTCAAGCTTTTTCCACTGCCCGTAACTCTTCAGTTCTAAACATCAATGGAAAAAGTAAAGCATCACAAGACAGTGATCAGGTCAAGCTGGACATTGATAGTGAGTTGAGAAAAGCCTTTGATGGTAAAACATTTGCTGCAGTAATCCACCGATTTGAGGAGCTCCCTCCTGGATCCACTCTCATCTTTTACCGTTACTGTGACCATGAGAATGCGGCTTATAAGAACGTCTTCCTGGCCTTTACTGTAATGCTTGATGCAGAAGTGGAAGTGCCATCCGATGTCGGTCTAGGGAGAGTTGAGGAGATGGTTCAAGAGCACGTAAAACAGAAGTTTGTCTCCTCAGACAAGTTAGCTACGTTTAATGAAATGGATGTGGACAAACTGAGTGGACTGTGGAGCAGAATTTCACATCTCATCTTGCCAGTGGCTGCAGAAGAGACAATTGAACAACAGGGCTGTGGGGACTGTGACAAATCATTTTGA
- the zgc:112962 gene encoding proteoglycan 4 isoform X11 encodes MASEGDFGLPQKSQPQTRMSENEKETQNVLHSEPESMKEVDKENDNNKPVKSEGAVDSSGNSAPKKEEKTQPRNDPQSEPKPETTEKVDEEKTQPRNDPQSEPKPETTNKVDEGNISKLEKTGEKTQPRNDPQSEPKPETTEKVDEEKTQLRNDPQSEPKPETTEKVDEGNISKLEKTGAVDSSGNSAPKKEEKTQPRNDPQSEPKPETTEKVDEGNISKLEKTGEKTQPRNDPQSEPKPETTEKVDEGNISKLEKTGAVDSSGNSAPKKEEKTQPRNDPQSEPKPETTEKVDEEKTQPRNDPQSEPKPETTEKVDEGNISKLEKTGAVDSSGNSAPKKEEKTQPRNDPQSEPKPETTNKVDEEKTQLRNDPQSEPKPETTNKVDEGNISKLEKTGEKTQPRNDPQSEPKPETTNKVDEGNISKLEKTGAVDSSGNSAPKKEEKTQPRNDPQSEPKPETTNKVDEGNISKLEKTGAVDSSGNSAPKKEEKTQPRNDPQSEPKPETTNKVDEGNISKLEKTGEKTQLRNDPQSEPKPETTNKVDEEKTQPRNDPQSEPKPETTEKVDEGNISKLEKTGEKTQPRNDPQSEPKPETTNKVDEGNISKLEKTGAVDSSGNSAPKKEEKTQPRNDPQSEPKPETTEKVDEEKTQPRNDPQSEPKPETTEKVDEDVGLSGDSSPDVGTKKEDEQLQHTATSELPQERQPQIRVGGNEKLLLIGVAVLLAAIFYAIFFHPKSTPPVPNEFNVVDVFNQEMEKLKTSFPNQRPELWRRSQIHLRRHLKTERPTEPVSLILTSGHRAERTLGCLARCLAQAFSTARNSSVLNINGKSKASQDSDQVKLDIDSELRKAFDGKTFAAVIHRFEELPPGSTLIFYRYCDHENAAYKNVFLAFTVMLDAEVEVPSDVGLGRVEEMVQEHVKQKFVSSDKLATFNEMDVDKLSGLWSRISHLILPVAAEETIEQQGCGDCDKSF; translated from the exons ATGGCAAGCGAAGGCGACTTtg GACTTCCACAAAAAAGCCAACCACAGACCAGAATGTCAGAGAATGAGA AGGAGACACAGAACGTCCTTCACTCTGAACCTGAATCTATGAAAGAAGTAGATAAAGagaatgataataataaacctgTGAAGAGTGAAGGAG CTGTTGACTCGTCTGGTAATTCTGCACCTAAAAAGGAAG AAAAGACTCAGCCCAGGAACGATCCACAATCTGAACCTAAACCTGAAACTACAGAAAAAGTGGATGAAG AGAAGACTCAGCCCAGGAACGATCCACAATCTGAACCTAAACCTGAAACTACAAATAAAGTGGATGAAGGTAACATCAGTAAACTTGAGAAGACAggag AGAAGACTCAGCCCAGGAACGATCCACAATCTGAACCTAAACCTGAAACTACAGAAAAAGTGGATGAAG AGAAGACTCAGCTCAGGAACGATCCACAATCTGAACCTAAACCTGAAACTACAGAAAAAGTGGATGAAGGTAACATCAGTAAACTTGAGAAGACAGGAG CTGTTGACTCGTCTGGTAATTCTGCACCTAAAAAGGAAG AGAAGACTCAGCCCAGGAACGATCCACAATCTGAACCGAAACCTGAAACTACAGAAAAAGTGGATGAAGGTAACATCAGTAAACTTGAGAAGACAGGAG AGAAGACTCAGCCCAGGAACGATCCACAATCTGAACCGAAACCTGAAACTACAGAAAAAGTGGATGAAGGTAACATCAGTAAACTTGAGAAGACAGGAG CTGTTGACTCGTCTGGTAATTCTGCACCTAAAAAGGAAG AGAAGACTCAGCCCAGGAACGATCCACAATCTGAACCTAAACCTGAAACTACAGAAAAAGTGGATGAAG AGAAGACTCAGCCCAGGAACGATCCACAATCTGAACCGAAACCTGAAACTACAGAAAAAGTGGATGAAGGTAACATCAGTAAACTTGAGAAGACAGGAG CTGTTGACTCGTCTGGTAATTCTGCACCTAAAAAGGAAG AGAAGACTCAGCCCAGGAACGATCCACAATCTGAACCTAAACCTGAAACTACAAATAAAGTGGATGAAG AGAAGACTCAGCTCAGGAACGATCCACAATCTGAACCTAAACCTGAAACTACAAATAAAGTGGATGAAGGTAACATCAGTAAACTTGAGAAGAcaggag AGAAGACTCAGCCCAGGAACGATCCACAATCTGAACCTAAACCTGAAACTACAAATAAAGTGGATGAAGGTAACATCAGTAAACTTGAGAAGACAGGAG CTGTTGACTCGTCTGGTAATTCTGCACCTAAAAAGGAAG AGAAGACTCAGCCCAGGAACGATCCACAATCTGAACCTAAACCTGAAACTACAAATAAAGTGGATGAAGGTAACATCAGTAAACTTGAGAAGAcaggag CTGTTGACTCGTCTGGTAATTCTGCACCTAAAAAGGAAG AGAAGACTCAGCCCAGGAACGATCCACAATCTGAACCTAAACCTGAAACTACAAATAAAGTGGATGAAGGTAACATCAGTAAACTTGAGAAGAcaggag AGAAGACTCAGCTCAGGAACGATCCACAATCTGAACCTAAACCTGAAACTACAAATAAAGTGGATGAAG AGAAGACTCAGCCCAGGAACGATCCACAATCTGAACCGAAACCTGAAACTACAGAAAAAGTGGATGAAGGTAACATCAGTAAACTTGAGAAGACAggag AGAAGACTCAGCCCAGGAACGATCCACAATCTGAACCTAAACCTGAAACTACAAATAAAGTGGATGAAGGTAACATCAGTAAACTTGAGAAGACAGGAG CTGTTGACTCGTCTGGTAATTCTGCACCTAAAAAGGAAG AGAAGACTCAGCCCAGGAACGATCCACAATCTGAACCTAAACCTGAAACTACAGAAAAAGTGGATGAAG AGAAGACTCAGCCCAGGAACGATCCACAATCTGAACCTAAACCTGAAACTACAGAAAAAGTGGATGAAG ATGTTGGCTTGTCTGGTGATTCTTCTCCAGATGTTGGAACTAAAAAAGAGGATG AGCAACTACAACATACCGCCACTTCTGAACTTCCACAAGAAAGACAACCACAGATCAGAGTGGGAGGGAATGAGA AACTGTTATTGATTGGTGTTGCTGTCCTACTTGCAGCTATCttttatgctattttttttCATCCTAAATCAACTCCACCTGTACCAAATGAGTTTAATGTGGTGGATGTGTTCAATCAGGAAATGGAAAAACTTAAGACTAGCTTTCCAAATCAGCGGCCAGAACTCTGGAGGAGGAGTCAGATTCATCTCAGACGCCACCTGAAAACTGAGCGTCCCACAGAACCTGTCAGCCTTATTCTTACGTCTGGTCACAGGGCTGAAAGGACACTTGGTTGTTTGGCTCGATGCTTGGCTCAAGCTTTTTCCACTGCCCGTAACTCTTCAGTTCTAAACATCAATGGAAAAAGTAAAGCATCACAAGACAGTGATCAGGTCAAGCTGGACATTGATAGTGAGTTGAGAAAAGCCTTTGATGGTAAAACATTTGCTGCAGTAATCCACCGATTTGAGGAGCTCCCTCCTGGATCCACTCTCATCTTTTACCGTTACTGTGACCATGAGAATGCGGCTTATAAGAACGTCTTCCTGGCCTTTACTGTAATGCTTGATGCAGAAGTGGAAGTGCCATCCGATGTCGGTCTAGGGAGAGTTGAGGAGATGGTTCAAGAGCACGTAAAACAGAAGTTTGTCTCCTCAGACAAGTTAGCTACGTTTAATGAAATGGATGTGGACAAACTGAGTGGACTGTGGAGCAGAATTTCACATCTCATCTTGCCAGTGGCTGCAGAAGAGACAATTGAACAACAGGGCTGTGGGGACTGTGACAAATCATTTTGA
- the zgc:112962 gene encoding torsin-1A-interacting protein 1 isoform X31 — protein MASEGDFGLPQKSQPQTRMSENEKETQNVLHSEPESMKEVDKENDNNKPVKSEGAVDSSGNSAPKKEEKTQPRNDPQSEPKPETTEKVDEGNISKLEKTGEKTQPRNDPQSEPKPETTNKVDEGNISKLEKTGEKTQPRNDPQSEPKPETTEKVDEEKTQLRNDPQSEPKPETTEKVDEGNISKLEKTGAVDSSGNSAPKKEEKTQPRNDPQSEPKPETTEKVDEGNISKLEKTGEKTQPRNDPQSEPKPETTEKVDEGNISKLEKTGAVDSSGNSAPKKEEKTQPRNDPQSEPKPETTEKVDEEKTQPRNDPQSEPKPETTEKVDEGNISKLEKTGAVDSSGNSAPKKEEKTQPRNDPQSEPKPETTNKVDEEKTQLRNDPQSEPKPETTNKVDEGNISKLEKTGEKTQPRNDPQSEPKPETTNKVDEEKTQPRNDPQSEPKPETTNKVDEAVDSSGNSAPKKEEKTQPRNDPQSEPKPETTNKVDEGNISKLEKTGEKTQLRNDPQSEPKPETTNKVDEEKTQPRNDPQSEPKPETTEKVDEGNISKLEKTGEKTQPRNDPQSEPKPETTNKVDEGNISKLEKTGAVDSSGNSAPKKEEKTQPRNDPQSEPKPETTEKVDEEKTQPRNDPQSEPKPETTEKVDEDVGLSGDSSPDVGTKKEDEQLQHTATSELPQERQPQIRVGGNEKLLLIGVAVLLAAIFYAIFFHPKSTPPVPNEFNVVDVFNQEMEKLKTSFPNQRPELWRRSQIHLRRHLKTERPTEPVSLILTSGHRAERTLGCLARCLAQAFSTARNSSVLNINGKSKASQDSDQVKLDIDSELRKAFDGKTFAAVIHRFEELPPGSTLIFYRYCDHENAAYKNVFLAFTVMLDAEVEVPSDVGLGRVEEMVQEHVKQKFVSSDKLATFNEMDVDKLSGLWSRISHLILPVAAEETIEQQGCGDCDKSF, from the exons ATGGCAAGCGAAGGCGACTTtg GACTTCCACAAAAAAGCCAACCACAGACCAGAATGTCAGAGAATGAGA AGGAGACACAGAACGTCCTTCACTCTGAACCTGAATCTATGAAAGAAGTAGATAAAGagaatgataataataaacctgTGAAGAGTGAAGGAG CTGTTGACTCGTCTGGTAATTCTGCACCTAAAAAGGAAG AAAAGACTCAGCCCAGGAACGATCCACAATCTGAACCTAAACCTGAAACTACAGAAAAAGTGGATGAAGGTAACATCAGTAAACTTGAGAAGACAGGAG AGAAGACTCAGCCCAGGAACGATCCACAATCTGAACCTAAACCTGAAACTACAAATAAAGTGGATGAAGGTAACATCAGTAAACTTGAGAAGACAggag AGAAGACTCAGCCCAGGAACGATCCACAATCTGAACCTAAACCTGAAACTACAGAAAAAGTGGATGAAG AGAAGACTCAGCTCAGGAACGATCCACAATCTGAACCTAAACCTGAAACTACAGAAAAAGTGGATGAAGGTAACATCAGTAAACTTGAGAAGACAGGAG CTGTTGACTCGTCTGGTAATTCTGCACCTAAAAAGGAAG AGAAGACTCAGCCCAGGAACGATCCACAATCTGAACCGAAACCTGAAACTACAGAAAAAGTGGATGAAGGTAACATCAGTAAACTTGAGAAGACAGGAG AGAAGACTCAGCCCAGGAACGATCCACAATCTGAACCGAAACCTGAAACTACAGAAAAAGTGGATGAAGGTAACATCAGTAAACTTGAGAAGACAGGAG CTGTTGACTCGTCTGGTAATTCTGCACCTAAAAAGGAAG AGAAGACTCAGCCCAGGAACGATCCACAATCTGAACCTAAACCTGAAACTACAGAAAAAGTGGATGAAG AGAAGACTCAGCCCAGGAACGATCCACAATCTGAACCGAAACCTGAAACTACAGAAAAAGTGGATGAAGGTAACATCAGTAAACTTGAGAAGACAGGAG CTGTTGACTCGTCTGGTAATTCTGCACCTAAAAAGGAAG AGAAGACTCAGCCCAGGAACGATCCACAATCTGAACCTAAACCTGAAACTACAAATAAAGTGGATGAAG AGAAGACTCAGCTCAGGAACGATCCACAATCTGAACCTAAACCTGAAACTACAAATAAAGTGGATGAAGGTAACATCAGTAAACTTGAGAAGAcaggag AGAAGACTCAGCCCAGGAACGATCCACAATCTGAACCTAAACCTGAAACTACAAATAAAGTGGATGAAG AGAAGACTCAGCCCAGGAACGATCCACAATCTGAACCTAAACCTGAAACTACAAATAAAGTGGATGAAG CTGTTGACTCGTCTGGTAATTCTGCACCTAAAAAGGAAG AGAAGACTCAGCCCAGGAACGATCCACAATCTGAACCTAAACCTGAAACTACAAATAAAGTGGATGAAGGTAACATCAGTAAACTTGAGAAGAcaggag AGAAGACTCAGCTCAGGAACGATCCACAATCTGAACCTAAACCTGAAACTACAAATAAAGTGGATGAAG AGAAGACTCAGCCCAGGAACGATCCACAATCTGAACCGAAACCTGAAACTACAGAAAAAGTGGATGAAGGTAACATCAGTAAACTTGAGAAGACAggag AGAAGACTCAGCCCAGGAACGATCCACAATCTGAACCTAAACCTGAAACTACAAATAAAGTGGATGAAGGTAACATCAGTAAACTTGAGAAGACAGGAG CTGTTGACTCGTCTGGTAATTCTGCACCTAAAAAGGAAG AGAAGACTCAGCCCAGGAACGATCCACAATCTGAACCTAAACCTGAAACTACAGAAAAAGTGGATGAAG AGAAGACTCAGCCCAGGAACGATCCACAATCTGAACCTAAACCTGAAACTACAGAAAAAGTGGATGAAG ATGTTGGCTTGTCTGGTGATTCTTCTCCAGATGTTGGAACTAAAAAAGAGGATG AGCAACTACAACATACCGCCACTTCTGAACTTCCACAAGAAAGACAACCACAGATCAGAGTGGGAGGGAATGAGA AACTGTTATTGATTGGTGTTGCTGTCCTACTTGCAGCTATCttttatgctattttttttCATCCTAAATCAACTCCACCTGTACCAAATGAGTTTAATGTGGTGGATGTGTTCAATCAGGAAATGGAAAAACTTAAGACTAGCTTTCCAAATCAGCGGCCAGAACTCTGGAGGAGGAGTCAGATTCATCTCAGACGCCACCTGAAAACTGAGCGTCCCACAGAACCTGTCAGCCTTATTCTTACGTCTGGTCACAGGGCTGAAAGGACACTTGGTTGTTTGGCTCGATGCTTGGCTCAAGCTTTTTCCACTGCCCGTAACTCTTCAGTTCTAAACATCAATGGAAAAAGTAAAGCATCACAAGACAGTGATCAGGTCAAGCTGGACATTGATAGTGAGTTGAGAAAAGCCTTTGATGGTAAAACATTTGCTGCAGTAATCCACCGATTTGAGGAGCTCCCTCCTGGATCCACTCTCATCTTTTACCGTTACTGTGACCATGAGAATGCGGCTTATAAGAACGTCTTCCTGGCCTTTACTGTAATGCTTGATGCAGAAGTGGAAGTGCCATCCGATGTCGGTCTAGGGAGAGTTGAGGAGATGGTTCAAGAGCACGTAAAACAGAAGTTTGTCTCCTCAGACAAGTTAGCTACGTTTAATGAAATGGATGTGGACAAACTGAGTGGACTGTGGAGCAGAATTTCACATCTCATCTTGCCAGTGGCTGCAGAAGAGACAATTGAACAACAGGGCTGTGGGGACTGTGACAAATCATTTTGA